TCGTCGAGTTCGCCCAGTTCGCTCCGGGTGGGGTGGAGGTAGCGCGTAAATCGGCGCGTCGACTCCTCGGGTTCGCGGAGGTCGGTCGGACACTGGCAGAACAGCTTCGTCGCCGTATCGAGTTGCTGGTGGATCTCCAGCCCGGCGACGAGTCCGAGAGACTCGTAATCGTAGTCGGCCATTGGCGGCCACTCGGTGGCGGAGGGGTAAAAAACCGTCCAGTCCGGCTCGCTACTACGGCCGACTCGTCTCCCGCGACCGACGTGATTACGGCGACCGAAAACGGGGCGTCGGAATCCGACGGGACGGATCAGTACCCTGTCTCGGAGTCGGTCGTCTCGTTCCCGGATTCCTGCTCGGTTTCGTTCTCCGTTCCGTTCCCGTCCTCGTCATTGCCTTCCTGCGGCGAGAGATCGAACCCGTCATCGAACTCGACGTCGCCGCGCATCGCCTCGGGATGGTACTCACAGAAGTACTCGGCGGCGTCCTCGCTCGCTTCGAACGTCATCGACACGGCCTCGCCGGCCATCTCCGAGGAGTCGGATTCCTCGAGTTCCTCGCCGTCTTCGGATTCGATGATCAGTTCGTGCTCCGCGCCGTCGACGTTAATCCAGACGAGGTCGTACTCCTGACCGTCCTCGAGATTCAGCGTCGGGTTCTCTTCGCCTTCGATCTCCTGCGGTGCGATGCCGTACCAGTACTCGGTTCGACCCGCGAGGATGATCGGTTGCCGGTCGGCTCCTTCGTCCTCGCCCTCGTCACTGTGTCCAT
This genomic stretch from Natrinema sp. SYSU A 869 harbors:
- a CDS encoding plastocyanin/azurin family copper-binding protein translates to MTRSTRTRRTALKLIGATAAVTGATSVVTAQETEGDHDDHGHSDEGEDEGADRQPIILAGRTEYWYGIAPQEIEGEENPTLNLEDGQEYDLVWINVDGAEHELIIESEDGEELEESDSSEMAGEAVSMTFEASEDAAEYFCEYHPEAMRGDVEFDDGFDLSPQEGNDEDGNGTENETEQESGNETTDSETGY